The Phycisphaerae bacterium genome window below encodes:
- a CDS encoding lamin tail domain-containing protein, producing MTRRLVYILILTLGAALFERPASADVVINELMYHPNSPTNTDEWDFIELHNPDGAAVDLSGWCIDGVGFCFSAATSIDAGGFLVVAKNAAAFQVKYGIPADGEFPGTLSNAGERIVLRNAASTIVDEVNYDDVPPWSPVADGEGPSIERIVTGSNGDTPRNWAACVAVAGHTARAVNSVTAAGLPPWISNVSHTQDVQPSQAIQVVADVEDGLTIQLFYRLGFAAEVSIPMHDDGAHGDGDADDGRFGAEIPGQPANTLVRYRIVVVGANGEMRYPRLDDTATYDGTVVADPTLSSQLPIFHWYVDPAVYAAALSHFLTDQTEPAVLFFNGRLYDNIRFRVRGQSSRSFPKKHWKFHMPQGHDFSEPSLIPIPFDQFNLQSNFADKSNLREILSYESFRDSGAPMNSAFPIRLQQNGSFFGLYTFVQAMDDDYLTVNQIDENGAWYKAFDDCRLRPLSQLPARYEKNTRLYEGYEDLHAFLTGINVPNTPTRRNFLFDNLDVPQTLNYIAVNTIIHNNDQVAKNYFLYRDTEGTGRWAMQAWDNDLTFGRNYGAGGAAVLTDGIWADNDDIGLPNRSPSHPLFGDSEHQKFDALWNQLIDVIHETPELRQMYYRRLRTLADQLLASDYYETRIAELSSLIAPEAALDVLRPWGQYGQQQTLSQAIALITDDYLPRRRNHLLNTHRVPGEIPAAQSPNPKVVINEIMYKPTSGDSAEFVELYNPSATESVDLSGWRLDGLALTIHPGTVILPGGYALFVKHDPTFRTHYGAGKYVAAQYSGNLSDSGERIALIDRNGNEVDVVEYESISPWPAGANGGGASLELIDASRDNNRVGNWAASLVAGGTPGAANSTAGSIAALAPVYVNEALAVNDGEHVDEALEADPWLEIYNGSLEPIDLGGYYLSDNYANPMKWPIPQGTIVCGKGWLIFWADSDIDQGALHTNFTLSPLGGAIGLYSPEGILIDYLNYPAAIVGISYGKFPDGGSQKNSLPRATAAAANTQGISALILNEYNGVSSTRFLKDNASDTHFGRVVGNGGDWFELVVTQDNLDIRGWQLEVRDNVGNAAATLDVLTFTQHPIWSNLRRGTIITVAEDVPEDVSYDPAGGDWWINVRANNSGTGIYITPDNFPVSNDNWQLTIVDQNGFVIFGPAGEGVQPVSGIGNDEVCKLEENPSQFISPQSDYRDGSSSTFGSPNIYSGGTLVQSFDALRNIFDTCTGPNECDDEDPCTVDACDNGECTHTPIAPCYLLTARLTDLQGPSAVLLADTGDTVEVAIDSSGLGQPVAAVQFTLHYDPARLQFLSMTPGDGAGSPWDGASVLLDNDNPGTGLYACDLSLGGGSTASASTAARVSFVVIDDGSIDEPTRLEFIPGCTAHIAKFTNAEGDVILPSFVNSPSIVTGAYPTLSLELSECSRCVRVLDSVTIQLRASDLDDPINGVQALLHFDPEILGSPTVQAGDGAGSPWDAAIVTPIESAPGDLTLGCVLLGSSASTDSVVARLTFPVVSNGTTAISFRQGQAPFHTKLTLSSDNTTVYPREYASLPILIDGVSKADMNGDALRDGADIQRFVEVIVDPFSAGAAERCAADMNLDGELSLDGDIELFVECLLSEVCPCQ from the coding sequence ATGACCAGAAGACTTGTATACATTCTAATCCTCACGCTTGGTGCCGCGCTATTCGAGCGACCTGCATCGGCGGACGTCGTGATCAATGAGTTGATGTATCATCCCAATTCGCCGACCAACACCGACGAATGGGATTTCATAGAGTTGCACAATCCCGATGGAGCGGCCGTCGATCTGAGCGGCTGGTGCATCGACGGGGTCGGATTCTGTTTTTCGGCGGCCACGTCAATCGATGCCGGCGGCTTTCTGGTCGTTGCCAAAAACGCAGCCGCGTTTCAAGTGAAGTACGGCATTCCGGCGGACGGCGAGTTTCCGGGCACTTTGAGCAATGCCGGCGAACGGATTGTCCTGCGAAACGCGGCATCGACAATCGTTGACGAGGTGAACTACGACGACGTGCCTCCGTGGTCGCCCGTTGCGGATGGTGAAGGCCCCAGCATCGAGCGAATCGTCACGGGGAGCAATGGTGACACACCGCGAAACTGGGCGGCATGCGTCGCTGTCGCGGGTCACACGGCGCGGGCGGTCAACAGCGTCACGGCCGCAGGACTTCCGCCGTGGATTTCGAACGTCAGCCACACGCAGGATGTCCAACCTTCGCAGGCGATTCAGGTCGTCGCGGACGTCGAGGACGGATTGACGATTCAACTGTTCTATCGGCTGGGGTTCGCCGCGGAAGTCTCGATCCCGATGCATGATGACGGCGCGCATGGCGACGGCGACGCGGATGACGGCCGATTCGGTGCGGAGATTCCGGGGCAGCCGGCAAACACCCTGGTGCGCTATCGAATCGTCGTCGTTGGAGCAAATGGCGAGATGCGGTATCCGCGGCTCGACGATACGGCCACTTATGATGGCACCGTGGTCGCGGACCCAACTTTGTCGAGCCAGTTGCCGATTTTTCACTGGTATGTCGATCCGGCCGTCTACGCTGCCGCGCTCTCGCATTTTCTCACCGATCAGACCGAACCGGCTGTTCTGTTTTTCAACGGCCGCCTTTACGACAACATTCGATTCCGGGTTCGGGGACAATCCTCTCGCTCGTTTCCGAAGAAACACTGGAAATTCCACATGCCGCAGGGGCATGATTTCAGCGAGCCGTCGTTAATACCGATTCCATTTGACCAGTTCAATCTTCAATCAAATTTTGCGGACAAGTCCAATCTTCGTGAGATTCTCTCATACGAATCATTCCGTGATTCGGGCGCTCCCATGAATTCCGCGTTTCCGATTCGGCTTCAGCAGAACGGCAGCTTCTTTGGATTGTATACCTTTGTGCAGGCGATGGACGACGACTATCTGACGGTGAACCAGATCGATGAGAATGGCGCGTGGTACAAAGCGTTCGACGATTGCCGGCTTCGCCCGCTGAGCCAGTTGCCCGCGCGATATGAGAAAAATACGCGACTGTATGAAGGGTATGAGGACCTTCACGCCTTTTTGACCGGCATTAATGTGCCCAACACGCCGACCCGGCGCAATTTCCTTTTTGATAATCTGGATGTGCCCCAAACGCTGAACTATATCGCCGTCAACACGATCATTCACAACAACGATCAAGTGGCGAAGAACTACTTCCTTTATCGGGACACGGAGGGGACGGGACGTTGGGCCATGCAGGCATGGGACAATGATCTGACATTCGGCCGTAACTACGGCGCGGGCGGCGCCGCGGTGCTCACCGACGGAATCTGGGCCGACAATGACGACATCGGCCTTCCGAACCGTTCACCGAGTCATCCGCTGTTCGGAGACAGCGAGCATCAGAAGTTTGACGCACTATGGAATCAGCTGATTGATGTCATTCACGAGACACCTGAACTGCGCCAGATGTATTACCGGCGACTTCGGACGCTGGCGGATCAGTTACTGGCGAGTGACTACTACGAAACCCGAATCGCCGAATTGTCGTCGTTGATCGCACCGGAGGCGGCACTGGACGTGCTCCGTCCATGGGGCCAGTACGGACAGCAGCAGACTCTGTCGCAGGCCATCGCCTTGATCACGGACGACTATCTGCCCCGTCGGCGCAACCACCTGCTCAACACCCACCGCGTGCCCGGCGAAATTCCAGCCGCGCAGTCGCCCAATCCCAAGGTCGTGATCAACGAGATCATGTACAAGCCCACCAGCGGCGATTCGGCCGAGTTCGTCGAACTCTATAATCCGTCCGCCACGGAGTCCGTGGACCTTTCCGGCTGGCGGCTGGACGGGTTGGCACTGACGATTCATCCCGGAACCGTCATTCTTCCGGGTGGTTACGCGCTCTTTGTCAAGCACGATCCGACCTTTCGCACCCATTACGGTGCCGGAAAGTACGTTGCAGCGCAATACAGCGGCAACCTGAGTGATTCCGGCGAGCGCATTGCACTCATTGACCGCAACGGCAATGAAGTGGACGTCGTTGAGTATGAATCGATCTCGCCATGGCCGGCCGGTGCGAACGGCGGCGGCGCATCATTGGAGTTGATCGACGCCTCGCGGGACAACAACCGGGTCGGAAACTGGGCGGCGAGCCTGGTCGCAGGCGGGACGCCCGGAGCCGCGAACAGCACCGCCGGCAGCATCGCAGCGCTCGCGCCCGTTTATGTCAACGAAGCACTGGCCGTCAACGACGGCGAGCACGTGGATGAGGCACTCGAAGCCGATCCCTGGCTGGAGATTTACAACGGCTCGCTGGAGCCGATCGATCTCGGCGGCTACTACCTTTCGGACAACTATGCCAATCCGATGAAGTGGCCTATCCCGCAGGGGACGATCGTTTGCGGAAAAGGCTGGCTGATTTTCTGGGCGGACTCCGACATTGATCAGGGGGCTTTGCACACGAACTTCACATTGTCGCCTTTGGGCGGGGCGATCGGTCTCTATTCGCCCGAGGGCATACTGATTGACTACCTGAACTATCCCGCCGCAATCGTCGGCATTTCCTATGGCAAGTTTCCGGATGGCGGGTCTCAGAAGAACAGCTTGCCGCGTGCGACGGCCGCCGCCGCGAACACTCAGGGAATCTCCGCGCTGATTCTGAACGAATACAACGGCGTATCGAGTACCCGATTCCTGAAAGATAATGCGAGCGACACCCATTTCGGCCGTGTCGTCGGCAATGGCGGTGACTGGTTTGAGTTGGTCGTGACACAGGACAATCTTGACATTCGCGGCTGGCAGCTTGAGGTCCGCGACAATGTCGGCAACGCCGCTGCGACGCTGGATGTACTGACGTTCACGCAACACCCGATCTGGTCGAACCTGCGGCGCGGCACGATTATCACTGTTGCCGAAGATGTGCCGGAGGACGTGAGTTACGATCCTGCCGGGGGGGACTGGTGGATCAATGTTCGCGCGAACAATTCCGGAACCGGAATCTACATCACCCCTGACAACTTTCCGGTCAGCAATGATAACTGGCAACTGACCATTGTGGACCAGAACGGCTTTGTGATATTTGGTCCGGCGGGTGAAGGGGTACAGCCTGTTTCTGGCATTGGTAACGACGAGGTATGCAAGCTCGAAGAGAATCCAAGCCAGTTCATCAGTCCGCAGTCCGATTATCGTGATGGTTCGTCCAGCACGTTCGGATCTCCGAACATCTATTCCGGCGGAACTCTGGTGCAATCGTTCGACGCGCTCAGGAACATTTTCGATACATGCACGGGGCCGAACGAGTGTGACGACGAAGATCCCTGCACGGTCGACGCGTGCGATAACGGCGAGTGCACGCATACACCGATTGCACCCTGCTATCTGCTGACCGCACGCCTTACGGACCTTCAGGGGCCTTCAGCGGTTCTGCTCGCTGATACCGGCGATACGGTCGAGGTCGCGATTGACAGTTCGGGGCTTGGACAACCGGTTGCGGCCGTCCAGTTCACCCTGCATTACGATCCAGCGAGGCTGCAATTCCTGAGCATGACGCCCGGCGACGGCGCGGGTTCGCCCTGGGATGGCGCATCGGTTCTGCTCGACAACGACAATCCAGGGACTGGATTGTATGCCTGCGATTTGTCACTGGGTGGCGGATCGACCGCGAGCGCTTCGACCGCGGCGAGGGTGTCCTTCGTCGTGATAGACGACGGGTCCATTGATGAGCCGACGCGCCTGGAGTTCATTCCCGGTTGCACTGCCCACATCGCCAAGTTCACGAATGCCGAGGGGGACGTGATTCTCCCGAGTTTTGTGAATTCCCCGTCGATTGTCACCGGGGCCTACCCGACGTTGTCGCTCGAGTTGTCGGAGTGTTCGCGATGCGTGCGGGTATTGGATTCTGTCACGATACAACTCCGCGCCTCGGATCTGGATGATCCGATTAACGGCGTGCAGGCGCTGCTTCACTTTGATCCGGAAATTCTGGGTTCGCCGACCGTTCAGGCCGGCGATGGGGCGGGCTCTCCCTGGGATGCCGCGATCGTGACACCGATTGAATCGGCGCCCGGCGATCTGACGCTCGGTTGCGTGCTGCTTGGTTCGTCCGCCTCGACCGATTCAGTTGTGGCGAGACTGACATTTCCGGTGGTCTCCAACGGAACAACGGCGATCAGTTTCCGTCAGGGGCAGGCGCCGTTCCACACGAAGTTGACGCTGTCTTCGGACAATACCACGGTCTATCCGCGGGAGTATGCGAGCCTGCCGATCCTGATCGATGGGGTGTCGAAGGCGGATATGAATGGGGACGCCCTCCGGGACGGTGCCGACATTCAGCGGTTCGTGGAAGTCATTGTGGATCCGTTTTCGGCCGGGGCCGCGGAGCGATGCGCTGCGGATATGAATCTTGACGGCGAACTGAGTCTCGATGGTGACATCGAGCTGTTCGTCGAATGCCTGTTGTCCGAGGTTTGTCCCTGCCAGTGA